A genomic segment from Tessaracoccus defluvii encodes:
- a CDS encoding glycosyltransferase 87 family protein has translation MINAMLPGFGGPMGRHAAPRGPWFTPLLWVLPVATVLFLVLFLRHVPCVQVDAANPINAYIRACYSDIQVTYLSQGLGDGASPLTAETLAFPPLIAALILIVNRIVFAVFGLERATDGDLQPAIDASVAFFGVTVVLLFIAFLVLAFAFTRLGRDDRARSSWEAVVVAGSPIVLAVGLIDWTLIPVALTAVGLVQFARGRTPEAGILLGIAACAGTMPIGVVLAVAVACGLRGGWGALLRFAGPAVATFLAVHLPLLLNGFDRVYAFYHGEINKELSYGSLWYLASQFGLPIRHAGSLAFVLLLLALACLIAYLYVARRRPRVGSLVAAVILATALFGPAFPPQTALWLLLAVLLARPYRPELIALTVTQVAYYLAVWGWIGGALTPAQLGPYGLYWLAIGAWWSVAAYILAETVIDMARPQRDWLRTPDVPDPIGGELNRRERLVPLPPVEEPQPVAAVPARPFALEDIYRSPAGEPEAPAPSEGPEPA, from the coding sequence GTGATCAACGCGATGCTGCCGGGATTCGGCGGGCCCATGGGCCGCCACGCAGCCCCGCGCGGGCCGTGGTTCACCCCGCTGCTGTGGGTGCTCCCCGTCGCGACGGTGCTGTTCCTGGTGCTCTTCCTCCGGCACGTGCCGTGCGTGCAGGTGGATGCGGCCAACCCGATCAACGCGTACATCCGCGCCTGCTACTCCGATATCCAGGTCACCTACCTGAGCCAGGGCCTCGGCGACGGGGCCTCGCCGCTGACGGCGGAGACGCTGGCCTTCCCGCCGCTGATCGCGGCGCTCATCCTGATCGTCAACCGGATCGTGTTCGCTGTGTTCGGCCTCGAGAGGGCGACGGACGGCGACCTGCAGCCCGCCATCGACGCCAGCGTCGCCTTCTTCGGCGTCACCGTCGTGCTCCTGTTCATCGCCTTCCTGGTCCTGGCCTTCGCGTTCACCCGGCTGGGCCGCGACGACCGTGCCCGGTCCTCCTGGGAGGCGGTGGTGGTGGCGGGCTCGCCGATCGTGCTCGCCGTCGGGCTGATCGACTGGACCCTCATTCCGGTGGCGTTGACCGCCGTCGGGCTCGTGCAGTTCGCGCGGGGCCGCACCCCGGAGGCGGGCATCCTGCTCGGGATCGCGGCGTGTGCGGGCACGATGCCCATCGGGGTCGTGCTGGCGGTGGCCGTCGCCTGCGGGTTGCGGGGCGGGTGGGGCGCGCTGCTGCGGTTCGCCGGCCCTGCCGTGGCCACCTTCCTCGCGGTCCACCTGCCGCTGCTGCTGAACGGCTTCGACCGCGTCTACGCCTTCTACCACGGCGAGATCAACAAGGAGCTGAGCTACGGCTCGCTGTGGTACCTCGCCAGCCAGTTCGGGCTGCCGATCCGGCACGCGGGGTCTCTGGCGTTCGTGCTGCTGCTGCTCGCGCTGGCCTGCCTGATCGCCTACCTCTACGTGGCGCGTCGCAGGCCGCGCGTCGGGTCGCTGGTGGCGGCCGTGATCCTGGCCACGGCGTTGTTCGGTCCTGCGTTCCCGCCGCAGACGGCGCTGTGGCTCCTCCTGGCCGTCCTGCTCGCCCGTCCCTACCGGCCCGAGCTGATCGCGCTCACCGTCACGCAGGTGGCGTACTACCTGGCGGTGTGGGGCTGGATCGGCGGCGCCCTCACCCCGGCCCAGCTGGGGCCCTACGGGCTCTACTGGCTCGCGATCGGCGCGTGGTGGAGCGTCGCCGCCTACATTCTCGCCGAGACGGTGATCGACATGGCGAGGCCCCAGCGCGACTGGCTCCGCACCCCCGACGTGCCCGACCCCATCGGCGGCGAACTCAACCGCCGGGAGCGGCTGGTGCCACTGCCGCCGGTGGAGGAGCCGCAGCCGGTCGCGGCGGTGCCGGCACGGCCGTTCGCGCTGGAGGACATCTATCGGTCCCCGGCAGGGGAACCCGAGGCGCCCGCTCCGTCGGAGGGTCCGGAGCCGGCCTAG
- a CDS encoding FKBP-type peptidyl-prolyl cis-trans isomerase translates to MNEKPEVDFPVGEPPLDLEIVDIVEGDGAEAKAGDVAHVHYVGVTFSGGEEFDSSWNRGAPLSFPLGAGRVIQGWDQGIQGMKIGGRRRLTIPAHLAYGERGAAGVIAPGETLIFVCDLVGLN, encoded by the coding sequence ATGAACGAGAAGCCCGAGGTCGACTTCCCGGTGGGCGAGCCGCCGCTCGACCTGGAGATCGTCGACATCGTCGAGGGCGACGGCGCAGAGGCCAAGGCCGGCGACGTCGCGCACGTCCACTACGTGGGTGTCACCTTCAGTGGTGGCGAGGAGTTCGACTCCTCGTGGAACCGCGGCGCCCCGCTGTCCTTCCCGCTCGGCGCAGGTCGCGTCATCCAGGGCTGGGACCAGGGCATCCAGGGCATGAAGATCGGCGGCCGCCGGAGGCTCACGATCCCGGCCCACCTGGCCTACGGCGAGCGCGGCGCGGCCGGCGTCATCGCGCCGGGCGAGACCCTGATCTTCGTCTGCGACCTCGTCGGCCTCAACTGA
- a CDS encoding sodium-translocating pyrophosphatase — protein MDTVESSPIRSTRRTRLLAALAPVALLLAGCSGGGAAGDKPHVGGEANLQLPDLGSVTFLGMPGNVLLSLGLIVCALGLGFGLMTYRQLKRMPAHQAMREISDLIYSTCKAYLRQQGKFLLLLWAFIATIIVVYYLSLGFGFAKTSIVIGFSLIGMAGSYGVAWYGIRVNTLANARTAHASLGGKPFPCHDIPLRSGMSIGMVLISVELAMMLIILVMLPGEIAGACFIGFAIGESLGASALRIAGGIFTKIADIGADLMKITFGIKEDDARNPGVIADCTGDNAGDSVGPSADGFETYGVTGVALITFILVGVHDQTLQIQLLVWLFVIRAVMVVASGISYYINSAITRARYRDANDMDFEQPLTLLVWITSVVCVLSTFATSFLLIGDIGNGLWWKLSMIVTCGTVAGALIPELVKAFTSTKSRHTREVVVSSNKGGASLGILSGLVAGNFSAYWIGMAITGLMAISLWISSLGFADLMLAPAVFAFGLVAFGFLGMGPVTIAVDSYGPVTDNAQSVFELSTIEDGRSNDDLAAEFGHTPDFEKAKFLLESNDGAGNTFKATAKPVLIGTAVVGATTMIFSIMMGLTGGLTQDVDKLSLLHAPFLLGMLVGGAVIYWFTGASTQAVTTGAYRAVEFIGDNINLDSGADRASAEDSSKVVEICTRYAQKGMFNIFLGVFFATLAFAFVEPFFFIGYLIAMALFGLYQAIFMANAGGAWDNAKKLVEVDLAAKGTALHEATIVGDTVGDPFKDTSSVALNPVIKFATLFGLLAVELAVLLRFEFGNVLTGILAAVFLLASMVFVYRSFYGMRIDERMEDMTIEGRAAEPTELVTAS, from the coding sequence GTGGACACAGTTGAATCGAGTCCGATCCGATCCACCCGCAGAACACGCCTACTCGCCGCCCTCGCCCCCGTCGCGCTGCTCCTGGCAGGCTGCTCGGGCGGCGGAGCCGCCGGCGACAAGCCCCACGTCGGTGGTGAGGCCAACCTGCAACTCCCCGACCTCGGCTCTGTGACGTTCCTCGGGATGCCGGGCAACGTGCTGCTCTCGCTGGGATTGATCGTCTGCGCGCTGGGCCTCGGCTTCGGGCTCATGACCTACCGTCAGCTGAAGCGCATGCCGGCCCACCAGGCCATGCGGGAGATCTCGGACCTCATCTACTCGACCTGCAAGGCGTACCTGCGCCAGCAGGGCAAGTTCCTGCTCCTCCTGTGGGCGTTCATCGCCACGATCATCGTCGTCTACTACCTGTCGTTGGGCTTCGGCTTCGCCAAGACATCGATCGTCATCGGCTTCTCGCTGATCGGCATGGCCGGCTCCTACGGCGTCGCCTGGTACGGCATCCGCGTCAACACGCTCGCCAACGCCCGCACCGCGCACGCCTCCCTCGGCGGCAAGCCGTTCCCGTGCCACGACATCCCCCTGCGCTCCGGCATGAGCATCGGCATGGTGCTCATCTCCGTCGAGCTCGCCATGATGCTGATCATCCTGGTCATGCTGCCGGGCGAGATCGCGGGCGCCTGCTTCATCGGCTTCGCCATCGGCGAGTCGCTCGGAGCCTCCGCGCTGCGCATTGCGGGCGGCATCTTCACCAAGATCGCCGACATCGGCGCCGACCTCATGAAGATCACCTTCGGCATCAAGGAGGACGACGCACGCAACCCCGGCGTCATCGCCGACTGCACCGGTGACAACGCCGGCGACTCCGTCGGCCCGTCCGCCGACGGCTTCGAGACCTACGGCGTGACCGGCGTCGCGCTCATCACGTTCATCCTCGTCGGCGTCCACGACCAGACCCTGCAGATCCAGCTCCTGGTGTGGCTCTTCGTCATCCGCGCCGTCATGGTCGTCGCCTCCGGCATCTCGTACTACATCAACAGCGCGATCACCCGCGCCCGCTACCGCGACGCCAACGACATGGACTTCGAGCAGCCGCTGACGCTGCTCGTGTGGATCACCTCGGTCGTCTGCGTCCTGTCCACCTTCGCCACGTCGTTCCTCCTGATCGGCGACATCGGCAACGGCCTGTGGTGGAAGCTGTCGATGATCGTCACCTGCGGCACGGTCGCCGGCGCGCTCATCCCCGAGCTGGTCAAGGCGTTCACCTCGACCAAGTCGCGGCACACCCGGGAGGTCGTCGTCTCCTCCAACAAGGGCGGCGCCTCGCTCGGCATCCTGTCCGGCCTCGTCGCCGGCAACTTCTCCGCCTACTGGATCGGCATGGCGATAACGGGCCTCATGGCCATCTCGCTGTGGATCAGCTCGCTCGGCTTCGCCGACCTGATGCTCGCCCCGGCCGTCTTCGCCTTCGGCCTCGTGGCCTTCGGCTTCCTCGGCATGGGGCCGGTCACGATCGCCGTCGACAGCTACGGGCCGGTCACCGACAACGCCCAGTCCGTCTTCGAACTCTCCACGATCGAGGACGGCCGCTCCAACGACGACCTCGCCGCCGAGTTCGGCCACACGCCCGACTTCGAGAAGGCGAAGTTCCTGCTCGAATCGAACGACGGCGCGGGCAACACGTTCAAGGCGACCGCCAAGCCGGTGCTGATCGGCACCGCCGTCGTCGGCGCGACCACGATGATCTTCTCGATCATGATGGGGCTCACCGGCGGCCTGACGCAGGACGTGGACAAGCTGTCTCTGCTGCACGCGCCGTTCCTGCTCGGCATGCTGGTCGGTGGCGCGGTGATCTACTGGTTCACCGGCGCGTCCACCCAGGCGGTCACCACGGGTGCCTACCGCGCCGTCGAGTTCATCGGCGACAACATCAACCTCGACAGCGGCGCCGACCGCGCGAGCGCTGAGGACTCGTCCAAGGTCGTCGAGATTTGCACCCGCTACGCGCAGAAGGGCATGTTCAACATCTTCCTCGGCGTGTTCTTCGCCACCCTGGCCTTCGCCTTCGTGGAGCCGTTCTTCTTCATCGGCTACCTCATCGCGATGGCGCTGTTCGGCCTCTACCAGGCCATCTTCATGGCGAACGCCGGCGGCGCCTGGGACAACGCCAAGAAGCTGGTCGAGGTCGACCTGGCCGCCAAGGGCACTGCCCTGCACGAGGCGACGATCGTCGGCGACACCGTCGGCGATCCGTTCAAGGACACCTCCTCGGTGGCCCTGAACCCGGTGATCAAGTTCGCGACGCTGTTCGGCCTGCTGGCCGTCGAGCTCGCGGTGCTGCTGCGCTTCGAGTTCGGCAACGTGCTCACCGGCATCCTGGCCGCGGTGTTCCTGCTGGCCTCCATGGTGTTCGTCTACCGCTCCTTCTACGGGATGCGGATCGACGAGCGGATGGAGGACATGACCATCGAGGGCAGGGCCGCCGAGCCGACCGAGCTGGTCACCGCCTCCTGA
- a CDS encoding glycosyltransferase 87 family protein has translation MSELAHPWPVRTLLASRVARVAVVVAIVAGAYVLIFGIPTVQAFLPYRIDLDVYRLGGRVFLEGGEIYGRLPDTQIGANLPFTYPPIAAMLFAPVALLPYQVANFLFAAATVACLFVVVRLVLRDVTSLRGDALRWAALAAFAVLLPMGPVWETSMYGQVNVFLMTLVVVDVVVGRGKWWQGSLIGLAMAIKLTPAVFLAYFLVRRDWRALAMGVGSALLYTGIGFVVTFDDAVTFWTSAIVDPSRVGTLAYVSNQSLNGVLVRLGLSDGGGLVWFALCAVIGLSLLAVMAWLFRGGHDVAAMLTMAAYSLLASPVSWSHHFVWAVPALILLVVWAHRSGSRTLWVTAAAGFFIFLTRIIWAMPYEPHLAELEWTWWQQLIGNAQAAWALAFLVVVAFFARNLAVRLDATTPRS, from the coding sequence ATGTCAGAGCTTGCCCATCCGTGGCCCGTGCGCACGCTGCTGGCGTCGCGGGTGGCCCGGGTCGCCGTCGTCGTGGCGATCGTCGCGGGGGCCTACGTCCTGATCTTCGGCATCCCGACGGTGCAGGCGTTCCTGCCGTACCGCATCGACCTCGACGTGTACCGGCTCGGCGGCCGGGTGTTCCTGGAGGGCGGCGAGATCTACGGCCGGCTTCCCGACACGCAGATCGGCGCCAACCTGCCCTTCACCTACCCGCCCATCGCCGCGATGCTGTTCGCCCCGGTCGCGCTGCTGCCGTACCAGGTGGCCAACTTCCTGTTCGCGGCCGCCACCGTCGCCTGCCTGTTCGTGGTGGTGCGGCTCGTGCTGCGGGACGTGACGTCGCTGCGCGGCGACGCGCTGCGCTGGGCGGCGCTGGCCGCGTTCGCCGTCCTCCTGCCCATGGGGCCGGTGTGGGAGACGAGCATGTACGGCCAGGTCAACGTCTTCCTGATGACGCTGGTGGTCGTCGACGTCGTCGTCGGCCGCGGGAAATGGTGGCAGGGCTCGCTGATCGGGCTGGCCATGGCCATCAAGCTGACCCCCGCCGTGTTCCTCGCCTACTTCCTCGTCCGCCGCGACTGGCGGGCCCTGGCCATGGGCGTCGGTTCGGCGCTGCTGTACACGGGGATCGGTTTCGTGGTCACCTTCGACGACGCCGTCACGTTCTGGACCAGCGCCATCGTCGACCCGAGCCGCGTCGGCACCCTGGCCTACGTCTCCAACCAGTCCCTCAACGGCGTCCTCGTCCGGCTCGGGCTGAGCGACGGCGGCGGGCTCGTCTGGTTCGCCCTGTGCGCCGTGATCGGCCTGTCGCTGCTGGCCGTGATGGCCTGGCTGTTCCGCGGCGGCCACGACGTCGCGGCCATGCTGACGATGGCCGCCTACTCGCTGCTCGCCTCCCCCGTCTCCTGGTCCCACCACTTCGTGTGGGCGGTGCCGGCGCTGATCCTGCTCGTGGTCTGGGCCCACCGCAGCGGCAGCCGCACGCTGTGGGTGACCGCCGCTGCGGGCTTCTTCATCTTCCTCACGCGGATCATCTGGGCGATGCCGTACGAGCCGCACCTCGCCGAACTCGAGTGGACCTGGTGGCAGCAGCTGATCGGCAACGCGCAGGCCGCGTGGGCGCTGGCCTTCCTCGTCGTCGTCGCGTTCTTCGCCCGCAACCTCGCCGTCCGCCTGGACGCGACGACGCCCCGCAGCTGA
- a CDS encoding mechanosensitive ion channel family protein, with product MPDSTLHRLILTAVVLLVAAVAKLLLTLLIRHSVALITQPKAVDLGARAAGVLVRAGGVNFERQAQRMRTLGSLLNNIANVTIGGIAAFTALAIWGVPMGPLLASAGIGGVAVGFGAQSLVRDYLTGIFMLSEDQFGVGDEVRIGVVTGIVQEVGLRVTKVLDADGVVWYIRNGEMTTVGNATQAATSAGGPGPTPR from the coding sequence ATGCCGGACTCCACCCTCCACCGCCTCATCCTCACCGCCGTGGTGCTGCTGGTCGCGGCCGTTGCCAAGCTCCTGCTGACGCTGCTCATCCGCCACAGCGTGGCGCTGATCACCCAGCCGAAGGCCGTCGACCTGGGCGCACGCGCTGCGGGGGTGCTCGTCCGGGCGGGAGGCGTCAACTTCGAGCGGCAGGCGCAGCGGATGCGGACGCTGGGTTCGCTGCTGAACAACATCGCCAACGTCACCATCGGCGGGATCGCGGCCTTCACCGCGCTGGCGATCTGGGGCGTGCCGATGGGGCCGCTGCTTGCGTCGGCCGGCATCGGCGGCGTCGCCGTCGGCTTCGGGGCCCAGTCGCTGGTGCGGGACTACCTGACCGGCATCTTCATGCTGTCGGAGGACCAGTTCGGGGTCGGCGACGAGGTCCGCATCGGTGTGGTCACCGGGATCGTCCAGGAGGTGGGGCTCCGGGTGACGAAGGTGCTCGACGCGGACGGGGTCGTCTGGTACATCCGCAACGGCGAGATGACCACCGTCGGCAACGCGACACAGGCGGCTACGTCCGCGGGTGGACCGGGCCCGACACCCCGGTAG
- a CDS encoding lipid II:glycine glycyltransferase FemX has translation MSITCRPISSERHLDFIVSRGAASFLQTPAWARVKKDWRGESVGFFDGDNLTGVGLVMYRQLPKLKRYLAYLPEGPVLDWARSDVDAHLQALVAFAKERRAFAVRIGPAFAHRRWLPATIKAAIADDTVTRLSQVEPDETVLVGTRVRHQLLHLGWTTDETGHGFAAGQPMFNFQLPLRSADGTQLTEAELLKGMNQLFRRNIKKAAKEGVEVRLGTRAELADFHRIYLETAQRDGFTGRALAYFEEMWDALNAEDPDRMRLYLAEHDGDLVAATTMVRVGTHAWYSYGASTNTKREVRGSNAIQWQMIRDANAAGCEVYDLRGITEGVGADDPEIGLIQFKVGTGGQAVAYLGEWDYAVNRPLYAAFNLYLKRR, from the coding sequence GTGAGTATCACCTGTCGGCCCATCAGCAGCGAGCGGCACCTGGACTTCATCGTCTCCCGCGGCGCCGCCTCGTTCCTCCAGACGCCCGCGTGGGCGCGCGTGAAGAAGGACTGGCGCGGCGAGAGCGTCGGGTTCTTCGACGGCGACAACCTGACCGGCGTCGGGCTCGTCATGTACCGCCAGCTGCCGAAGCTGAAGCGCTACCTCGCCTACCTGCCCGAGGGCCCCGTGCTCGACTGGGCCCGGTCGGACGTCGACGCGCATCTGCAGGCGCTCGTGGCCTTCGCCAAGGAGCGCAGGGCGTTCGCGGTGCGGATCGGCCCCGCCTTCGCGCACCGCCGCTGGCTGCCGGCCACCATCAAGGCCGCCATCGCCGACGACACCGTCACCCGACTGTCCCAGGTGGAGCCCGACGAGACGGTGCTGGTCGGCACCCGGGTGCGCCACCAGCTGCTGCATCTCGGCTGGACGACCGACGAGACCGGCCACGGCTTCGCCGCCGGCCAGCCCATGTTCAACTTCCAGCTCCCGCTGCGTTCCGCCGACGGCACCCAGCTCACCGAGGCCGAGCTCCTCAAGGGCATGAACCAACTGTTCCGCCGCAACATCAAGAAGGCCGCCAAGGAGGGCGTCGAGGTGCGCCTCGGCACCCGCGCCGAGCTGGCCGACTTCCACCGCATCTACCTGGAGACGGCGCAGCGTGACGGCTTCACGGGCCGCGCCCTGGCCTACTTCGAGGAGATGTGGGACGCCCTCAACGCCGAGGATCCGGACAGGATGCGCCTCTACCTGGCCGAACACGACGGCGACCTGGTCGCCGCGACGACCATGGTGCGGGTCGGCACCCACGCCTGGTACTCGTACGGCGCCTCCACCAACACCAAGCGCGAGGTGCGCGGGTCGAACGCCATCCAGTGGCAGATGATCCGCGACGCGAACGCGGCCGGCTGCGAGGTCTACGACCTGCGCGGGATCACCGAGGGCGTCGGCGCCGACGACCCCGAGATCGGGCTGATCCAGTTCAAGGTGGGCACGGGAGGTCAGGCCGTCGCCTACCTCGGCGAGTGGGACTACGCGGTCAACCGGCCGCTGTATGCCGCGTTCAACCTGTACCTGAAGCGGCGGTGA